In the Silene latifolia isolate original U9 population chromosome 1, ASM4854445v1, whole genome shotgun sequence genome, tgatatcacatgacccagaaaggccactttctccaaccaaaactcgcacttagataacttggcatataaatgattatctcgcaaagtctgcagaactaacctcagatgctccttgtgttcctccttagtcttagagtagaccaagatgtcatcaatgaagacgaccacaaacctatccaagaacgggctgaaaatccagttcataagatccatgaaaactactggtgcattcgtcaacccaaaagACATCACTACGTACTCACAGTGACCATATCGTGACcgaaaagcagtcttaggaatatcctcttcTGGTATCCTCAACtgatgataaccggatctcaagtcgatcttagaaaacactcctgcgccactcagctggtaaaaaagatcatcaatccttggcaaaggatacctgttcttcatcgtgacatgattcagctccctatagtTGATGCATAGCCTCATATTCCCGTCTTtatttttcacaaacaacactggtgctccctaCAGTGACACACCAGGCCGAATATACCCTTTTTCTAACAGGTCATTCagctgctttttcaattcttccaactctttaggcctcatacggtacggtgctttagatataggtccAGTCCCTGGTTTGAGCTCAACATTAaagtcgatatctctcttaggtggCAACcctggtatctcatctggaaaaacatcacCAAACTCTCCAACCACAGGTATGTCAGAtgccgacggctcctccacacgCATATCTCTCACTTGACAAAGAATCAAAGGACACATCTTCCTCACACATGACTATAAAGTCATCACCGTGATAAACTTACACTTTGGTCTCACTACGAACCCCCGATATGATACCTTGACTCCCTTAGGCCCCTTTAGAGATACTCTCTTTTGTCtgcaatctatcttagcatcatacttgcccaaccagtccagcccgacgatgacctcaaacccatccataggaaactctaacaagttgaccggtaagtctaccTCCCCTACCAACATGGATACATCTATATACAACTTAGAACATGACaccgactcccctgaaggtataaacacattatATTTCACCAACTTATATCCTCCCAAACCCAAAGCTaaggcatgactcctagacacaaaagagtgggttgcccccgaatcaaacaggaCAAAAGATGgcgtattatgaacaagaaaagtaccggtaacaacatgagcatcgttctctgcctcctgcttgcccatcataaagagcttcccaTTGCTTTTCTGACCTCCACCCTGGACTGTGGTAGTCGAAGTAGTCGGCTTGGCGTTAGAGTTCTGCGTCACACTATTGTTCGAACGCTGATAGGACCCTCCATTGTTGCGGTTgtagccgccattgttgttgttctgccTTCCACGATTGCCCCACGACCCAGATGGCATGTTGCTAGCAAAGCTCTGGCTTTGAGCCTGAGAAAAGTTCCCTTGGTAAGTCTTCGGaaagcctcctcctcctctagcactggtgcactcatgcctcttatgACCCACTCCGCCGCAGTTGAACCAGATAAGGTTGGAGTTATCACTAGTACTCCGACCGCCTCCTATTCCCCAAGGCCGAGATCCCCCTGCATACCTAGTTCCTCTAGAAAAGGCCCTAGCCTGACTATGATTGCCCCTCTTGTGGCCCGACTGGTTGCCACTCTCACTCTCCACCTTTCTCTTCTTAGTATTCctttccttagcctccttggccaGGTCCACTAACCTCTCAGCATGCCTAGCTCGTGCATATATCTCTTTCAGATCGGTGAGTACCCAAACTAGTAGTTTATCCATGATCTTCGGTGCCAACCCATTTTCAAAGCGAAGAGCTAAACCTCGTTGACCCATCTGCATATCCTCTACGTAGCGTGACAACtctaggaaccggtgatagtactttGTGACGGCCATATCATAGGCCATGTTGAAAGAATCGAACTCGGCTCTCAGCTTATGACGGATGTGCTCCGGCACAAAATGCTCCCTCATAGCGCTCTTGAAGTCTGACCATAGGATAGCATCATATGAATTCATATCCCTGATCCTTATAATATGCTCTAGCATCCTCTCTCACATTCTGCCAGCAGACCCCAGCCTCATTCTTTAGGTAGAACGCAACCTGTTCTACCatcatctctgtcggacacttcACGACCTCTAGAAGACTCTCCATCTCGCGGTGCCAATTATATATCAGCTTTGGCTCACCGGTGCTCTCATAAGTAGAGGGGTGCAAGCGAGAAATGATGGTGCTTAGTTGGGATGCATCCACCGGCTTCTCACCTCTCATAGTCATCTCGGTGGCTTGGATGTATGCAGCTGACCTTTTTGgcagcattttgagctgatataaccaaggaaacgtaagcacatagcctacgaatcaaaataaacaaaccatctgccaaagaagtactcggccgagtaccgtgaaatactcggccgagtaaggactactcagtcgagtactgagactactcggccgagtattccactCCAGTAGCTAACCTCTAGAACACATAAaacatacttggtcgagtatatatcgtactctgtcgagtatgcctcactcgatcgagtacccctcttactcggccgagtgatcacAACAAGTAGCTACTACCTCGTATACACAAacaaacactcggtcgagtgtgtagttactcggccgagtatccctttCTCGGTCGATTACCCGCCCTGCTCGACCGAATCATGCCAAAAACGAGTTAACTATAACGGAAAAACATACTTAAACATGCATACGGTTTATCCAACATATTACTACCCTTCCAAAGCCAATTAATAGAACATATATCATGTTCAAATACTACCATGTTCAAGATACGCAATTCACTTTCTCATTTCATTCAACAACTTCACAAGAATCACAGTTATAGATACAACACACATTACTTCAAACACACAACGATTCCCAAGACACCTCCATGTTGACCGGCTTGAAgttgtaagggcctcaatgcgacttcgagacgtctcccaagtctttgcggtagctccaaacaattcctacccgggtttattttaattagactccctatgttcatttggttcattgattttaggttccaaaatcgtcgctctgataccactttgtaacagccacacataccaaggtgccttaccaaggaccaccctagcatgagaagttgttaccatctcggttgcccgaggctagtatatcaaaaaTAACCATTCAGAAACATTTATTGAAGTATAAAGTTTAAACGATTACATTGTCTCAAAAGAAAAccaaaagtaagtgtatatgaaATCTGAATACAACTGAAAACCAAAACAACTACTCGTAACAccagaagctagactcgaagtgatgacatcccatctcgtccccgtagctaaagacaaccatcacctgtcacaaactactcaccatccccgaatggatcaccacagttttacaaaataaCAACGGGCTCAGTTCACTGTATAATTAAGATAAGCAAATTACAATCATAACAATGACAACATTCCACAATCACCCTTCATTTCCAATCATgtctcaatactgactacacacttaagtatgtagtcctgccagattactgccGCGAAAGATAATCACACTGCCAGTGCAACGAGCAaacaacccatgttccttaatgtgcacatcccttcttgtggcgggttccacaaggggcgaatcaatggcgtgaagccactcccgcaagtggctCCACTCatccgaggacgcacctcaccatCATAGTCAATCCACCACAACTCCAGTAGTCAagaatacaatcaacaacaatactaatcatgccaattaaatcacaatcatcacatcttaaattaattatgcaataaactgagtagggaaaacctaccTTAGCACAGATCCGATTACGAGTCTACAAGCAGAAGCTAGAATTGCTCTTCTACAAATTCTCCACTTAACAACAATCATAACAATCCAATCACAAGATGCAAACATCCCTTTTCCCCAAATTCCAATACTagggtaaaaccctaaaagacaaaactGACAAAAGGTATaagactagtgacttaccgacgcaACCGACGCACGAGAGAGATGAACAAAGACTCACGAACAAACAAAGATCTTGGGAGAGATTAGGGATGATTAGAGTACGTagaaatgttttaggttttggtaaaaagtAAAAAGTGAAACTGTTAAACGTAATTTATAACCCTAATCATCCTtaaccaaaccgcggaaataattccCGTCGGGatcaggatactcggtcgagcatCGAGAGTACTcgccgagtaccccttactctacCGAGTGTTCGTGAGCAATGATCGACCGAAGaaaacacacgacgcattactcggccgagttagccctattctGCCGAGTAACAGAACTCAGAAAAATGTGGTATTACAGAAGTGGTTATGGAATAGGCTCTGGAAAATTCCGGTTTGCCCCCGAGTAAGCTCTTGTTTTGGCAGTTGTGCAGTGAAGCTTTGGCAACAAGTGCTAACATTTCCACTCGAGCACGAGGTGAGTCTTCCTTCGTTCTGTCCTTTTTGTAATTCGTGTTTGAGTCGAGTCTCCATCTCTTTAGGGATTGTGGGTTTGCTCACCGGGTTTGGGAGGGTAATGGGATGGAGGGTGATAACGATACAGGAGAAGGCGGTTGAGGGAGCTTGAGGGTAGGGAATGCGGGAAGTTTATGGTGGGTTGTTGGGCGTTGTGGGAACATCAGAATAAAGTTGTTTTTGAAGCGAGGGGGTGGTTTCGATGAGTGTGATTCGGCGGGTGTGTGATGTGGTGGAGGAAATATAGGGGGGGTATGTTTGGGCTAGACCGAGGAGGAACGGGGAGGACGGGGCTGGTGCGGCCATGACTAAAGGATGGGTTGCCCCCATGGCGGATTACGTAAAGATTAATGTTGAAGCGGGGGTGAAGGATGAGGATGGTGTGTGCTTGGGTGTAGTTTGTCGTGATGGGAGTGGGCATGTGTTGTGGGGGGTGTTGATGGTGTAGGTGCAGGAGTGGGAGACTCATGTGGGTGAGGCGGTTACTGTTCGTGAAGGGATCAAATAAGCGAGACAACATAGGCACTTGAAGATTATTTTGGAGAGTGATTGTTTACAAGTCATTGATGCGTTGCGGAGGTCGTCCACCGGAAGGAGTATTTTTGTTTTAGTTTTATATGACATTTTAGATTTATGTAGTTCGTTTACTTCTTTTGTTTGGTCACATACTAGTCGAGTTAATAACGGTGTGGCTCATGCTTTAACGCATCCGTTTCCTAGAGTAGTTGGGTGTTTGTATGGTCGGAGGTTTTGCCACCGAGTGCAAACGATGATGTACTTGTTGATTTATTATCTATACAGTAATAAAGCCTTCGGAGTtttcctttcaaaaaaaaaataacaaaaaaaaacaacaaaactcGACTAAAGTTACTAAGCATAACCATGTTTGAACAAATCCAAAAACTTTCACCTTTGTAAGTACAATTGTTATGCTCAAAATAAACAAGGCCTTgatattttcttttcttttttttctataACAAGGAAACCCGTATTAGCTATCTTTGATGCACACTAGATAAATTCCTCAAGTATACGTGATAGTTTGCAACCACATGTGAAGAATTACATATAGGTCTCCCATATCGAAGAAATACAGAAGAGTAATCTAACTTATAACTCAAGGGGCTACTCCACCAATCGATTTTGGGATGAAACCTCCTTAAACTTATAAAGTGGATACTCTCCTCTCCTTGACGGGTGCGACCCAGATCCATGTACAGTCTAACGTCACATGTGTACGTCAAACACCCAAGGGCTGACATGCTACAAATTTAAAAAACAAAGTCTCGAGCCAGTAACCTGAATTTAAACTGCTTAAACTTCGCCCAAATTTTAACTACTATACTCTATCCCCACGACcaatttcactttttttttttttttaaactaacTACTATACTATACTCTATCCTGACGGCCAATTTCACTTGTTTTTTTCCAAGTAGtttcatttaattttatcctGGACGAGTGAGTAGTGAGCAAGTCACAACCCCGCGTTACCACCAGCTGGCATGTCCACTGGATTCCTTGGTGGCGTATAGAGTGGGCCATCAATGGGTCCCACACACTCAATTCCCTATTATTTCACTAATTTAATATTCTCCATCATCACTCATTATTTCACTCTCCCTCACCGCACTTCCTCCTCTCCTTCATAACAAACACCAAATTAAATTAAACCCCAAGATCAAAACTTTATCAAATCCTAATGAATACCCATTTCAATTAACATCAAATTATATCTGGGTTTTCAATTTCATGGCAAAAACTGTTGTAATTTCTGAGATTGATTCAGCTAAAATTGTTGAATTAAAAAAAGAGTTATTAATTTTGGTTAAAGCTCTTTTAGAGGATGAACAAGATAATAATTCATTGAATTCATGTCATATTGACGCCATTGATAAAGCTAAGGAGGTTTTATCGTGTTTGAAAGAGGTTAAATTGAAGAAAACGACGTCgttgaaggttgatgatgatgaacaTTCTGATGCTTCTCTGTGTTGTCCTCCTGAATTTCGTTGTCCTCTTTCTAAACGTCTCATGAAGGATCCTGTTATTATCTCTACTGGCCAGGTTTGTCATATTTTCGTAAACCATTGATTGAGACTCAACCATCGACAGTAACCATCAACTTAACGTTTTGGTTTAGACGCTTAAGTTCATGGTTCCCGTCCAACGAGCCAATAACTTaatattttactttttttttttttttttttttttgtttcaagtCATTTTTATAAGTTTGTTCACGGAAATGGCTTGAAACGAGAGTGTCTTTAGATTTTCAGCATTGTTGAGAGATTTGTTTTTTCATTATTTCTAAATTTGTTGTTTTCTGACTTTTTCTATCCTAACTTCTGAATTACAAGTACGTATGTTTTCTGTTGTGTTTTGTTGATCATGACGTCAGTctctggttttttttttttttttttttttttttttttaatgttggaGTTTCCATTTCTAGGTAGTCAAACTTCTTGTACTTTGGTTAGGACTCTAGTAAGTGAAGATGTCTACACAAATTGTCTTGGACGCATCACAGGCTTGTGACGTGACTCGGATGTTACAACCGactaaaataatattaaaaagGAAAAGTGTTTTTCGTCACAAGCAACAATAGCTTCAATGTGTGTTTCCTTTTATGTTTTCGAACtagaaatcatatagtaagatgcTATTCTCACTAGGAGTCAACAAAACCGCCTCTTGGTGTTATTAAGACAGGGGTAAGAAATTAAGAATGTAAGATTGTCGACATTTGACACCCATATCTTGATAATTTTCGGAAGCCTTAGAAGCACTTGACTAAAACTTCCTGATGATCAATTGCttcaaaggcttccgaaaatgtTCCGGTTGATGATGTTAGTCAAATGTCTTGTCTAGTAAGGATTGTGTATTTGTGTGAGACTAGGGAGGTTTGGTTGTAATTTGTAGGTCTTACAACTATTGTTAAATGTTTTATACACTAATAGTATATATTCATCTGTctgaatcatttgtttactttttaaaTATTCGTGAGTGGTATTTTATAGGTGAAGATATATTTGGGACGAACGCGTATATTTTCACTTAGATGAAGTTATAGGTTTTTGTGGATTTATGAGTAAGCAAGACTTTAATTGAGTAAATTGACGCTAATGGTTTTTCGAGTTTCAACCAACTATGTTAATTCCCATCTGATTttttcatcctttttttttttttttgacgtgGACGACGAAAATTTTGATTCTTTGTTTGAATGAAGTTATGACGTGCTATGCATCAATGCAAAGCATCAAAAAACTTGCTTCTTTTGTACgatatttgataaatatgaatAAATTCTTGAGTCATATCATTCATATGTTTTCCTCAAATTCTGTCATTTTAAGGACTAGTTTCAACCCACTTGCTTGTTAACTTTTCGTGTTGGACAAGAGGAAGATTAAATAGCTAATCATGATTATTATATGTTATTATTCGTCGGCAACTTTATTACAATAGTGTCTAATTCAATGTTCCCCCCTCTATGTAATTATAGCTTTGATCTGTTTAGTTTAATAGTGTTGTGGATTGATTAGTTGAATTTACTATGTTCTGCTAATTTGGCTTATTAGTTTAACCCTGACATAAGAATGCTGAATGATTGATATGGTCCAACCTTTTAACTAGCACGATCTTTCGGTATGAGTATACGATGGTATTTGACTTGTTTTGTTTGATACTTTGCGTGATTACAGACTTATGACAGACCATTCATTCAGCAATGGTTGAAAGCAGGGCATAGGGTATGCCCTCTCACGCAACAGGTTCTTTCTCACTCGGTCGTTACTCCAAATTTCTTAATAAGAGAACTGATTTCTCAGTGGTGCAAGATCCGGGGGATTGAATCCCCGGATCCGGTTGCTAGTACTATAAATGAGGATGAACTAACCGCGGCTGACCGAGAACAGTTCGTATCACTTCTTGATAAAATGTCTAAGACAATACCGGAGCAAAAAGCAGCAGCTAAGGAACTCCGACTCTTTACAAAGCGAATGCCTTCTTTTCGGGCATATTTTGGTGAATCGAGTGAAGCTATTCCCCGGTTGTTAAAGCCTCTAACACAAAGGAGCGGATGTGATCCTTATCTCCAAGAGGACTTGATCACGACTTTATTGAACATATCGATCCATGATAGTAACAAAAAACTTGTTGCCGAGACGCCAATGGTGATCCCCTTACTAATTGATGCACTAAACAGTGGATCTCCTGAAACTCGGAGTAATGCAGCCGCTGCACTCTTCACGTTGTCAGCTCTCGATTCAAACAAGACCCTTATTGGGAAATCGGGAGCATTGAAATCGTTGATTGATCTTTTGGACGAAGGGCATCCTTTAGCCATGAAGGATGCAGCCTCTGCCATCTTTAACCTGTGTATTGTGCAGGAGAACAAGTCACGGGCAGTTCGGGAAGGGGCGGTGAGTGTAATACTGAAAAAAATCAAGGATGGAGTTCATGTTGATGAATTGTTGGCAATACTAGCAATGCTCTCGACACATCAACGAGCAGTCGAAGAACTGCCCGAGCTCGGGGCAGTTCCCGTCTTATTAAGGATCGTTCGGGAGAGCAGTTGTGCTCGAAATAGGGAGAATTGCATTGCCATCTTATACACAATATGTGTAAATGACCGAAATAAATTACGAGACCTACGAGAAGAGGAGCGAGCCCATGGTACACTATCGCTACTAGCTCAAGATGGTACTTCAAGGGCCAAGAGAAAAGCTAGTGGCATACTCGAGAGACTAAACCGAGCTCGTAACATCACACAAACCACTCGATAATTGGCCCATAACAGTTCCCTAGTCGCTCGTGTTACAATGTTGGATTCAGTTTGTCCAATGAGTTCGAGTCTTTAGACCGCAAGAATGCTACCGATCTTGGATCGGATTCAGTTCAAATATCGGTCCGGACCAAACCCTCAACCATGCATCAATGGCAATTCCATGAACCAAAATGTGCATGTAAATTTTGTACCTTCTTCATCCTTTTGTAATTTTGTCACCTTTTCAACTTTCTTATGTAAATAGTTGCTAGACTTTGAATCTTTTTCTTGTCTTTGTCTCAAGTTATGAATCACAGTTTTCATACGTGAATAAATAAAAGATTAGATGAGAATGCATTACCTTTAAAAAAAATTCCGACTTGTCTTTCAAAAGAAAATCCATCTTATCTTTAAACGAGTCAAACAGGATAGAATGTTTAGGAGTTAGCAATGAAACTTGTCTCATCTATCCAGATACTAGGATGCTATTCAACCCGTTTTAGTTGTAAGACTGATATGTCCGTCGTAAGAGGGACCGACTGATTTATGTTTATGTGGCTGTTTTGGTGTACACCTACTATGTATTTTACTTGACAAGTAGCTATAGTGGGGGTAATCGTACTCTTAAGGCTAACAAGTGTACCTGAGTTTAGGCATTCAGTTGGTTCATGACAAGATTCTTAAAGCAGCTACCAATTTAATTCTTTGAGTATTAAATGGTTTTTGCTTTTTTTTCTGAGCAAACGATGCAGACTTTAATTGTAGTATCAGAACATAAGAATGTAGCCTAAAGTGTAAGGTACGGTAGTAGAGTGTAATTCATTACACAACAATTTGGGGAAAAAAACAGATGTAAGTGTTAAATAAGCAGATTCAATTcaattcagatcttataagttcagttcagttcagatcctataagtttcagtccaaaagaacagggtcttACTTAGCTAATCGAGTTGATGACGAAATAAGTTGAATTGGCATAAAGACTTTATCTTAAGCTTAAGACTTCTTAAACCAGAATTTGTGTGTAATGGAAGGGTAGCAAGAATCAAGTGTTTATAGTCCATCCAAAATGT is a window encoding:
- the LOC141612448 gene encoding U-box domain-containing protein 9; protein product: MAKTVVISEIDSAKIVELKKELLILVKALLEDEQDNNSLNSCHIDAIDKAKEVLSCLKEVKLKKTTSLKVDDDEHSDASLCCPPEFRCPLSKRLMKDPVIISTGQTYDRPFIQQWLKAGHRVCPLTQQVLSHSVVTPNFLIRELISQWCKIRGIESPDPVASTINEDELTAADREQFVSLLDKMSKTIPEQKAAAKELRLFTKRMPSFRAYFGESSEAIPRLLKPLTQRSGCDPYLQEDLITTLLNISIHDSNKKLVAETPMVIPLLIDALNSGSPETRSNAAAALFTLSALDSNKTLIGKSGALKSLIDLLDEGHPLAMKDAASAIFNLCIVQENKSRAVREGAVSVILKKIKDGVHVDELLAILAMLSTHQRAVEELPELGAVPVLLRIVRESSCARNRENCIAILYTICVNDRNKLRDLREEERAHGTLSLLAQDGTSRAKRKASGILERLNRARNITQTTR